A window of Gossypium raimondii isolate GPD5lz chromosome 7, ASM2569854v1, whole genome shotgun sequence genomic DNA:
TAAGCAACGAAGAAAGTTAAGATGATATCAATGGCGAAGAAGAAATCAACGACCAAATCAATGAACAAGAGCACCCCATTTGCTGCCTTATCGAAAGTTAACTCCAAAATAGATGCCCATGCCGAGTATATCACCAGCCCTACCAAAAACGTTTGCCACCATCTGCATCCCTTTcccaataatatataaatatcatcaaATCCTCCTCTCCTTTTTTAACCTTAACTATAACATTATAAGAGCATCATcctaattgttttttttttttccttagatttgaaaatgaattactCACCGGTACCTACGATCATAAGGAGCAATAACATTTCTCTTGAGGTGCAGGTCTCCATCATCAACAACGGTTCCAAATGCCGGTAATAGGCTACTCGAAACGGAGGCTGACTTGTTCTTCATTTCACTGCTCGATCGTCTCCGAAAAAGTAACGGTGCAGTTGACGACCCTTTTTCTGCCATTGCATCTCTGATTGGATCAGATCACTAGCAGCTACTTTGTTTTGGTAAAGAGATATTCGGAGGAAGAAAAGTAACGAGGGACaataatatgttaataatgGCAAGCAAGCCGGCAATTGCATACTACAAAATATCACCTACACAAGCCCAAGTGGAGGAGGATCCCAAAGAAAACTACCTAGTGATTTTCAATCCCAAATTGAGAACTCCCTAGTCATATTTTGATCTAGAAGCTTAGTCTATCATCTTAGCCGAATAATCGTCttgaattacatatttaatatggtttttccctatatattttatgtataaaatggACACACTTTTCTAGCTATGGAAACTACTGTAATTGCaccatatatgtatatatgctaAGCCTGTTGTTGGATAAGATGATCTAGAAATgcaaaatacatataaaaagaaaGCAGAAACCCTGTTTTCCCCTTGTTTTTATATCTAGTGGGGGTGCCTTGATTACATCATTATAGATTATTAGGGGTCAAGTTTCCCTTCATcattatttaatacaaatttaatcatATGATTTACATAATTCATAAGTGTATCATACACATATGGATAATGATAACCAATATGCTAAAAGGTAATGGATGAAGAATTAATTGATAAGATTTAATCTGCTTTTAAGTTACAACTGTACATGAAGATGCATATATCTCATTGGAGTTTagcttaaacttttaaaaatttctgaTGACCTACTTAACATCTTGTCAGGATGGCCGAGTGGTCTAAGGCGCCAGACTCAAGTTCTGGTCCTCGTGAGAGGGCGTGGGTTCAAATCCCACTTCTGACAtcatgcttttaattttttaagccCATTCTTACAGAAGCCCAAACTGAGACAAGCCAGTAAACAAAAGCCCAAAGTTTGGCCCAAATGTTCCAAAGCAAAGCAAAGCGGAAATCTTCATTTTGTGGTCTTTTCGCTTAGGTTTGCTCAAGTAAATTTCAACCGACAACAGCCGTGTTTTTCTGGAACGAAAGATTTCAGTCTCAAACATGGCAACCAGCGCCAGAGAAAGTCGGCGTAGGAAAATCCTCGACAGAGGATCCGATCGTTTGGCTTATATTACGGGTCAGCTCCAAAACCTGCCTACTCCTCCTCCTCACTCTCATGAACAACTCCACGCCAACCCTCCTCCGCCGCAAGATCCACCTACTGATATTTCGACACAACCCGCCGGTACCCTTTTTCCCCCTCCATCGATTCTTGTTTTTGTGTATCTTGAACTCAAGGGTCGTTTCCGTTTATTATGTATTGTTAATTGGATGAGTCTGTTAAGGATCTAGGTTTAGTTGAATCTTAGCAAATGAAAATTTGGATTTACAATTGTagttaaattttgcatttggtAAAGCTTTGGACTTGCTTCTCGTAAGTCCCCATCAAATGTCCTCCATTGATGTCATCAAGTTACTAGAATACTGAAGGACTGTCTGAAacgaaattaataaaaatggttttcttgatGGATTCCATGTTCTTGTGATTGATtacttttgggttttttttggCATGCAGTTTCTCCTGATGTCGACGATGAACcgaattcatttctggtttcatcAAATGATCGAAGTTCACCAATTTCCACGTCAGGGACAGTACAGGGTTCAGAAACATCGGCTCGGAAACATAACTTCTTCTCCCCTAAACAAATAAGTTCTGCCATTGATGCATCTGAGAAAGCACGCCTTTTATGTTCAGTAATTGTGGGTGCTGTAGTTGTATTGTTGCATTTGGGGTTTCCTCTTCCAGGAAACAAGTTCTTAGGGAGCATTCTTAACTTTAGGCCACTTTACTTGGTTTTGTTGACCAATGTAACATTGGTGATGGGGCGGCTTCTTTACGGTGATCATGGAAGTTCACAGAGAACCATTAGAGAAGAGCACAAAGCCACTTCCACAGATGACTATAATTGGGCTGAGCAATTAAGCAAGACTTTGGATGTAGGATTGGTAGCAAAGAAGGTGGTTGATGCAGTGTTCATGGATTGTAGTGTATATGCAATAATTGTCATATGTGGCCTCTCCTTCACATAGcatatatttgttttgattgttttttgATGTGTTAGGGATTATGATGTATCTTTCTAGGCACCCCTGCTGAACTTTTCAAGTTGAATGGATCAAGAATGGTATTCTTTGGGTTACTTGCAAGTTATGCTTCTGTATTTCAAAACTATCTTCAATGAAGTATTGGGTtgcattttattattcttaCATTGCATTACTGCAAATTATGGTATGAATCTGAACTAAACATACTTTGTTCGTGTTTAATCAACGAGTttcaaaaatatgtttttgtttatttaacatTGATAAACGAATAGGAATAAAAATCCAATTggtcataaaattttcatccaaacTCGCTATTCATATGCAATTTTACTTGTAATACATATTGCTTTGATGCAATGAAAATTACTCGCTTAGGTCCCAAATCCATGCAAATGAAGGTGTATCATGgaggttttcttctttttagatAAAGACAGCCTCAGGTGAAAATTAAAGATTACATTAATCTCTCCAATCTTTAACATAGCCCAACTCAACTAAATCTTGATCGGACTTTGGAGGTTCACTAAACCATTGAATACCCGTGAAATTTGTCGCAATTGTATTCTGTGATCTCGGAATGTGACAAATAAGAACCTTCCAATTACGTCTTAACAAACTATGAATAAGAGGCAATTCCACCATATTactaaaaatggttaaaatgttaaaatttcatccatttatattattaaaattgatgtgGTTGAAAGAATACAATACTAATAATGTGTACATCATGTTAATAtacaatagaaaaaaatttattttttttcataaaggGGCAAAATGGATTGCTTTTACCTACATATGAAACATACCCAGAAACTGAAGAGTTACTCGAAGAACATGCTTTTATTACAAAAACCACACTTCGTCTCCAAGAATTCACTCTTCGAAATATGGCCATAGGTTTCCCTCATAGCTCTCGTAATTATGCTAAATGGTTACATATGTTTTTCACTGAATAAAAGTCTTAAACTGAGACGCAGTTTTGCAAGATAATCAATGATTCGGTTGTTGTTTCCGATTTGGAGTGGCAGGCAGAGATTAGCCAATCTCTTAAGATATTGCTCAAAAAACTCGTTGCTTGATCAAGGGGTTCAGGTTCATGCAGCTAGTTTGAGGATGGGATTTGGTTTTGACTTGATGTTGAGCAATGATCTTATAGAAATGTATTCAAAATGTGGTGTAATGGACACTGCTTCTCTTGTGTTCGACAGAATGACTGAGAGAAACGTGGTTTCTTGGACGGCGCTCATGTGTGGCCATTTACAAAATGGTAATGCCAGAGCAACATTATCACTCTTCTTTCAGATGGTATTTTCATGTTTGAAACCAAATGAGTATACTTTTTCCACGAATTTCAAAGCTTGTGGGATTTTGAATGTTCCTGAGATTGGAATGAAGATTCATGGTATGTGTGTATTAACTGGCTTTGAAACTGTCCCTGTGGTGGGGAATTCAATAGTTGATATGTATTCAAAATGTGGAAGAATCAACGAAGCAGTAATGATGTTTAATGTTTTGCCAGTTAAGAATCTAATAAGTTGGAACACAATGCTAGCAGGTTATACACTTGCAGGCCAGGGTGAGAAAGCTTTACTTTGGTTTCATAGAATGCTAGAAAATGGAGAGATACCTGATGAATATACATTAACAACCGTGTTGAAAGCATGTAGTCGTCTTGGGAAGATTCGGGAAGGATCAATGATTCATGGTTTTTTGATCACTAGTGGATTTCCATGTTCTGGAAAAGCAGCCATTGCAGGTTCTCTTATTGATTTGTATGTGAAATGCGGGAACTTGGCTGAGGCTCGAAGGGTGTTTAATCAGATTGGAGAGAAGAATGTAATATCTTGGAGTGCATTAATTCTGGGGTTTGCTCAAGAAGGGAATTTGGCAGAAGCCATTGAGTTGTTTAAGCAGCTTCAAAACAACAGCAAGCAAGTGGATGGCTTCGTTCTATCAAGTATGATGGGTGTATTTGCTGATTTTGCACTTGTGGAGCAAGGCAAGCAAATGCATGCGTATGCTGTTAAGGTTCCTTCTGGTTCGGAGATATCTGTGTCCAATTCAATCGTTGATATGTATCTGAAGTGTGGACTTCTAGATGAGGCCGAAAGACTTTTCAACGAAATGCCAGCAAGAAATGTGGTTTCTTGGACAGTAATGATCACCGGGTATGGGAAACATGGCATTGGCAAAGAGGCAATTCGTTTATTTAACCAAATGCAGTCGAATAATATCGAGCCCGATGGGGTGACTTATTTGGCTACACTATCAGCATGTAGTCATTCAGGACTCATCAAGGAAGGTGAAGAATATTTCTCACAGTTATGTCGTAATCGATGGGTTAAACCTGGGATAGAGCATTATGCTTGCATGGTTGATCTTCTTGGTAGAGATGGACGCTTGAAAGAAGCCAAAGACCTGATAGAGAACATGCCATTAAAGCCAAATGTAGGGATATGGCAAACGCTGCTGAGTGCATGTAGGGTGCATGGGAACTTGCAACTTGGGAAAGAAGTAGGCCAAAATCTTTTGACAT
This region includes:
- the LOC105764835 gene encoding uncharacterized protein LOC105764835; the protein is MATSARESRRRKILDRGSDRLAYITGQLQNLPTPPPHSHEQLHANPPPPQDPPTDISTQPAVSPDVDDEPNSFLVSSNDRSSPISTSGTVQGSETSARKHNFFSPKQISSAIDASEKARLLCSVIVGAVVVLLHLGFPLPGNKFLGSILNFRPLYLVLLTNVTLVMGRLLYGDHGSSQRTIREEHKATSTDDYNWAEQLSKTLDVGLVAKKVVDAVFMDCSVYAIIVICGLSFT
- the LOC105764652 gene encoding putative pentatricopeptide repeat-containing protein At3g15130, encoding MIRLLFPIWSGRQRLANLLRYCSKNSLLDQGVQVHAASLRMGFGFDLMLSNDLIEMYSKCGVMDTASLVFDRMTERNVVSWTALMCGHLQNGNARATLSLFFQMVFSCLKPNEYTFSTNFKACGILNVPEIGMKIHGMCVLTGFETVPVVGNSIVDMYSKCGRINEAVMMFNVLPVKNLISWNTMLAGYTLAGQGEKALLWFHRMLENGEIPDEYTLTTVLKACSRLGKIREGSMIHGFLITSGFPCSGKAAIAGSLIDLYVKCGNLAEARRVFNQIGEKNVISWSALILGFAQEGNLAEAIELFKQLQNNSKQVDGFVLSSMMGVFADFALVEQGKQMHAYAVKVPSGSEISVSNSIVDMYLKCGLLDEAERLFNEMPARNVVSWTVMITGYGKHGIGKEAIRLFNQMQSNNIEPDGVTYLATLSACSHSGLIKEGEEYFSQLCRNRWVKPGIEHYACMVDLLGRDGRLKEAKDLIENMPLKPNVGIWQTLLSACRVHGNLQLGKEVGQNLLTLDGENPVNYVMISNIYAEAGYWKEYEQVREMAKAKGLRKEAGRSWVEIDKVVHFFYGGDDTHPMVDKIHQVLKEMERRMKEEMGYVHGVKFALRDIDEESKVESLRVHSEKLAIGLALCHGGWDEARVIRVFKNLRICGDCHDFIKCLSKIVKVVFVVRDANRFHQFKDGLCSCRDYW